In one window of Onychomys torridus chromosome 7, mOncTor1.1, whole genome shotgun sequence DNA:
- the Ccdc71 gene encoding coiled-coil domain-containing protein 71, with translation MSMVVHHVEEKAVHSWSRISTAGKKALEEALLVFNPMSQDLSATEAQLVAFLQGLRDDGFQPTILRSGDVYGYSSCTANPPSQTKLQARTTNPSATSLPARAPQTAVSLPARKDTLLPVPLSGRLAKGSTPALAKHATTNLLLSSLKESNVSHTSGATVGFPAHLYPGVCPAMRLSVVLEALVPLKTPCLGAKHRAQSLQLSLANSSLKLKKGSGNPQSKASRKITSKGLKCLSRKGPGADRRGAGTQSSGIRMKGCSSLGTKTVQAKASRTLPKAAQAHASRAQTQNKTVRVKAKATKAKPRAAGAKAKATVVRDKAKAKASRAKHRGRPKGSVKTGTGRTSLKNRSETVGKKRKKAEEVKGLPPKKRSRLVLRSPKARLGPGTKPCKSQTIKVDRKSSDDEVRQWAQQVLRVNLSPVVWLQPLLSS, from the coding sequence ATGAGCATGGTAGTGCATCATGTGGAGGAGAAAGCTGTGCACTCCTGGTCACGCATCTCCACGGCAGGGAAGAAAGCCCTGGAAGAGGCGCTGTTGGTGTTTAACCCCATGAGCCAGGATCTCAGTGCCACAGAGGCCCAACTTGTGGCCTTCCTACAGGGCCTGCGAGATGATGGCTTCCAACCGACCATTTTGCGAAGTGGTGATGTTTACGGCTATAGCTCATGCACAGCCAACCCCCCCAGCCAGACAAAGCTACAAGCTCGCACCACCAACCCATCTGCCACATCACTTCCAGCCAGGGCTCCCCAAACTGCTGTGTCGCTACCTGCAAGAAAGGACACACTGCTTCCTGTGCCACTGTCTGGCAGGCTGGCTAAGGGGTCCACACCAGCCCTTGCCAAGCATGCCACCACTAACCTGCTGCTGAGCTCCCTGAAGGAGTCAAATGTCAGTCACACCAGTGGCGCAACAGTAGGCTTCCCTGCCCACCTCTATCCAGGTGTCTGCCCTGCCATGCGGCTCTCTGTGGTCCTCGAAGCACTAGTCCCACTCAAGACTCCTTGCTTGGGTGCCAAGCACAGGGCACAGTCACTGCAGCTGTCCCTTGCAAACTCTTCCCTGAAACTGAAGAAAGGTTCGGGGAACCCACAGTCCAAAGCATCCAGAAAAATCACAAGTAAGGGCCTCAAATGCCTGAGCAGGAAAGGTCCTGGGGCTGACCGACGAGGTGCTGGGACCCAGAGCAGTGGCATACGCATGAAAGGGTGTTCTTCCTTGGGCACCAAAACAGTCCAGGCCAAGGCATCTCGAACACTGCCCAAAGCTGCTCAGGCCCATGCCAGTAGAGCGCAAACCCAGAACAAGACAGTAAGGGTGAAGGCCAAAGCAACGAAGGCCAAGCCCAGGGCGGCCGGAGCAAAAGCCAAGGCCACTGTAGTGAGGGACAAGGCTAAAGCCAAGGCATCTCGGGCCAAGCACAGGGGAAGGCCAAAGGGATCCGTTAAGACCGGAACTGGAAGGACGAGCCTGAAGAATCGCTCTGAGACggtggggaagaagaggaagaaggctgaggaggTGAAGGGTCTTCCTCCAAAGAAGAGATCACGGCTTGTGCTCCGATCCCCTAAGGCACGGCTGGGGCCTGGAACAAAACCTTGCAAGTCCCAGACTATAAAGGTAGACAGGAAATCTTCAGATGATGAGGTCCGACAGTGGGCGCAGCAGGTCCTCCGTGTGAACCTCTCTCCAGTAGTGTGGCTCCAACCTCTGCTGTCATCTTGA
- the Lamb2 gene encoding laminin subunit beta-2, whose protein sequence is MEWASGQPGRGRQGQPLPWELRLCLLLSGLAATLAQVPSLDVPGCSRGSCYPATGDLLVGRADRLTASSTCGLHSSQPYCIVSHLQDEKKCFLCDSRRPFSARDNPNSHRIQNVVTSFAPQRRTAWWQSENGISRVTIQLDLEAEFHFTHLIMTFKTFRPAAMLVERSADFGRTWHVYRYFSYDCGADFPGIPLAPPRHWDDVVCESRYSEIEPSTEGEVIYRVLDPAIPIPDPYSSRIQNLLKITNLRVNLTRLHTLGDNLLDPRREIREKYYYALYELVVRGNCFCYGHASQCAPAPGAPAHAEGMVHGACICKHNTRGLNCEQCQDFFHDLPWHPAEDGHTHACRKCECSGHSHSCHFDMAVYLASGNVSGGVCDGCQHNTAGRHCELCRPFFYRDPTKDIRDPAVCRPCDCDPMGSQDGGRCDSHDDPVLGLVSGQCRCKEHVAGIRCQQCRDGFFGLSASDPRGCQRCQCNSRGTVPGGTPCDSISGTCFCKRLVTGRGCDRCLPGHWGLSHDLLGCRPCDCDIGGALDPQCDEATGQCRCRPHMIGRRCEQVQPGYFRPFLDHLTWEAEDARGQVLEVVERLVTNRETPSWTGPGFVRLREGQEVEFLVSSLPRAMDYNLLLRLEPQVPEQWAELELTVHRPGPVSAQSPCGHVLPKDDRIQGMLQPNTRFLVFPRPVCLEPGVSYRLNLKLIGTEGRAYPETGLLIDSLVLQPHVLVLEMFSGGDAAALERRTTFERYRCHEEGLMPSKTLLSEACAPLLISLSSLIYNGALPCQCDPQGSLSSECNPHGGQCLCKPGVVGRRCDACATGYYGFGPAGCQACQCSPDGALSALCEGTSGQCPCRTGAFGLRCDHCQRGQWGFPNCRPCVCNGRADECDTHTGACLGCRDYTGGEHCERCIAGFHGDPRLTYGGQCRPCPCPEGPGSQRHFATSCHRDGYSQQIVCHCRAGYTGLRCEACAPGHFGDPSKPGGRCQLCDCSGNIDPMDPDACDPHTGQCLRCLHHTEGPRCGHCKPGYHGQAARQSCHRCTCNPLGTNPQQCPSTDQCYCDPSSGQCPCLPHVQGLSCDHCAPNFWNFTSGRGCQPCACHPTRARGPTCNEFTGQCHCHAGFGGRTCSECQELHWGDPGLQCRACDCDPRGIDKPQCHRATGHCSCRPGVSGVRCDQCARGFSGVFPACHPCHACFGDWDRVVQDLAARTRRLEQWAQELQQTGVLGAFESSFLNMQGKLGMVQAIVGARNASAASTAKLVEATEGLRHDIGKTTERLTQLEAELTDVQDENFNANHALSGLERDGLALNLTLRQLYQHLDILKHSNFLGAYDSIRHAHSQSTEAERRANTSTLAVPSPVSNSADTRRQTEVLMATQKENFSRKHLANQEALGQLSAHTQTLSLTGINELVCGAPGDAPCATSPCGGAGCRDEDGQPRCGGLGCSGAAATADLALGRARHTQAELQRALVEGGGILSRVSETRRQAEEAQQRAQAALDKANASRGQVEQANHELRELIQSVKDFLSQEGADPDSIEMVATRVLELSIPASPEQIQHLASEIAERVRSLADVDTILAHTMGDVRRAEQLLRDAQRARNRAEGEKQKAETVQAALEEAQRAQGAAQGAIRGAVADTQNTEQTLHQVQERMAGTEKSLNSASERARQLDALLEALKLKRAGNSLAASTAEETAGSAQSRAREAEKQLREQVGDRYQTVKALAERKAEGVLAAQARAEQLRDEARGLLQAAQDKLQRLQELEGTYEENERELEGKAAQLDGLEARMRSVLQAINLQVQIYNTCQ, encoded by the exons ATGGAGTGGGCCTCAGGACAACCAGGTCGGGGCCGGCAGGGACAGCCTCTGCCTTGGGAACTTCGATTGTGCCTACTTCTAAGTG GGCTGGCTGCCACTTTGGCCCAGGTCCCTTCCTTGGATGTACCTGGTTGTTCTCGAGGAAGCTGCTACCCAGCCACTGGTGACCTGTTGGTGGGCCGCGCGGACAGACTGACTGCTTCGTCCACATGCGGCTTGCACAGTTCTCAGCCCTACTGTATTGTCAGCCACCTGCAG GATGAGAAGAAGTGTTTCCTGTGTGACTCCCGGCGCCCCTTCTCTGCTCGAGACAACCCCAATAGCCATCGAATCCAGAACGTAGTCACCAGCTTTGCACCGCAACGCCGGACAGCCTGGTGGCAATCGGAGAATG GTATTTCAAGGGTCACCATCCAGCTGGACCTGGAAGCTGAATTCCATTTCACCCACCTCATTATGACTTTCAAG ACGTTTCGTCCTGCTGCCATGCTGGTGGAGCGCTCTGCAGACTTTGGCCGCACCTGGCACGTGTACCGATATTTTTCCTATGACTGCGGGGCCGACTTCCCAGGCATTCCACTGGCCCCCCCACGACACTGGGACGATGTGGTTTGTGAGTCTCGCTACTCAGAAATTGAGCCATCCACTGAAGGCGAG GTCATCTATCGTGTGCTGGACCCTGCTATCCCTATTCCAGACCCCTACAGCTCACGGATTCAGA ATCTGTTGAAGATCACCAACCTACGAGTGAACTTGACTCGGCTTCACACACTGGGAGACAACTTGCTGGACCCACGGCGGGAGATCCGGGAAAAATACTATTATGCCCTCTATGAGCTTGTTGTCCGTGGCAACTGCTTCTGTTACGGACATGCCTCGCAGTGTGCCCCTGCACCAGGGGCACCAGCCCATGCTGAGGGCATG GTACATGGGGCTTGTATCTGCAAACACAATACTCGCGGTCTCAACTGTGAGCAGTGTCAGGATTTCTTTCATGACCTTCCCTGGCATCCTGCTGAGGACGGCCATACTCACGCCTGTCGGA AGTGTGAGTGTAGTGGGCATAGTCACAGCTGCCACTTTGACATGGCTGTGTACCTGGCATCTGGAAATGTGAGTGGAGGCGTATGTGATGGATGTCAGCACAACACAGCTGGCCGCCACTGTGAGCTTTGCCGGCCCTTCTTCTACCGTGACCCAACCAAGGACATTCGGGATCCAGCCGTGTGCCGTC CCTGTGACTGTGACCCTATGGGCTCTCAAGATGGTGGTCGCTGTGATTCCCATGATGACCCTGTGCTAGGACTGGTCTCGGGCCAGTGTCGCTGCAAAGAACACGTGGCTGGCATTCGCTGCCAGCAATGCCGAGATGGCTTCTTTGGACTCAGTGCCAGTGACCCTCGAGGATGCCAGC GTTGCCAGTGTAATTCACGGGGCACAGTGCCTGGGGGCACCCCCTGTGACTCCATCAGTGGAACCTGCTTCTGCAAGCGTCTGGTGACTGGACGTGGCTGTGACCGCTGCCTG CCTGGCCACTGGGGCCTGAGCCATGACCTGCTTGGTTGCCGCCCCTGTGACTGTGACATTGGTGGTGCCTTAGATCCTCA GTGTGATGAGGCCACGGGTCAGTGCCGCTGCCGCCCGCACATGATTGGGCGGCGCTGTGAACAAGTACAGCCTGGCTACTTCCGGCCTTTCCTGGACCATttaacttgggaggctgaggatgcCCGAGGACAG GTGCTTGAGGTGGTAGAGCGTCTGGTGACCAACCGAGAAACTCCATCCTGGACTGGCCCAGGCTTTGTGCGGCTGCGGGAAGGTCAGGAAGTGGAGTTCCTGGTGTCCTCTTTGCCAAGGGCCATGGACTATAACCTACTACTGCGCTTGGAGCCCCAG GTTCCTGAGCAATGGGCAGAGCTGGAACTGACGGTGCATCGCCCAGGGCCAGTGTCTGCCCAGAGTCCCTGTGGGCATGTGCTGCCTAAGGATGACCGAATTCAGGGGATGCTTCAACCAAACACCAG GTTTTTGGTGTTTCCCAGACCCGTCTGCCTTGAGCCTGGTGTCTCCTACAGACTGAATCTGAAACTGATTGGAACAGAAGGGCGTGCCTATCCTGAAACTGGACTACTCATTGACTCG CTGGTGCTGCAGCCCCATGTCTTGGTGCTAGAGATGTTTAGTGGGGGTGATGCTGCTGCCCTGGAGCGCCGTACCACCTTCGAACGCTACCGTTGCCACGAGGAAGGTCTGATGCCCAGCAAGACTCTTCTGTCTGAGGCCTGTGCCCCCCTCCTCATCAGTCTGTCCTCCTTGATCTACAATGGTGCCTTGC CATGTCAGTGTGACCCCCAAGGCTCACTGAGTTCCGAGTGCAACCCTCACGGCGGCCAGTGCCTGTGCAAACCTGGAGTGGTTGGACGCCGCTGTGACGCCTGCGCCACTGGCTACTATGGCTTTGGCCCTGCAGGGTGTCAAG CCTGCCAGTGTAGCCCCGATGGGGCACTCAGTGCCCTCTGTGAAGGGACTAGTGGACAATGTCCCTGCCGAACTGGTGCCTTTGGTCTTCGCTGTGACCACTGTCAGCGTGGCCAGTGGGGATTCCCTAATTGCCGGCCCTGTGTCTGCAATGGGCGTGCAGATGAATGTGATACCCACACAGGCGCTTGCCTGGGCTGCCGTGATTACACAGGGGGCGAGCACTGTGAAAG GTGCATTGCTGGTTTCCATGGGGACCCACGGCTGACATATGGAGGCCAGTGCCGACCCTGCCCCTGCCCTGAAGGCCCTGGAAGCCAGCGGCACTTTGCTACTTCTTGCCATCGGGATGGATACTCGCAGCAAATTGTGTGCCACTGCCGAGCTGGTTACACAG GGCTTCGGTGTGAAGCTTGTGCCCCTGGGCACTTTGGAGACCCATCAAAGCCAGGTGGCAGGTGCCAACTATGTGACTGCAGTGGAAACATCGACCCCATGGACCCTGATGCCTGTGATCCCCACACGGGGCAATGCTTGCGCTGTTTACACCACACAGAGGGGCCCCGCTGTGGCCACTGCAAGCCTGGCTACCATGGGCAAGCAGCCCGACAGAGTTGTCACC GCTGCACCTGTAATCCTCTGGGCACGAATCCCCAGCAGTGCCCATCTACTGACCAATGCTACTGTGATCCAAGCAGTGGGCAGTGCCCATGCCTCCCTCACGTCCAAGGCCTTAGTTGTGACCATTGTGCCCCCAACTTTTGGAACTTCACCAGTGGCCGTGGCTGCCAGCCTTGTGCTTGCCACCCAACCAGGGCCAGAGGCCCCACCTGCAATGAG TTCACAGGGCAGTGCCACTGTCATGCTGGCTTTGGTGGGAGGACTTGTTCTGAGTGCCAAGAACTCCATTGGGGAGACCCTGGCCTACAGTGCCGTG CCTGTGATTGTGACCCTAGAGGAATAGACAAGCCTCAGTGTCACCGCGCCACGGGCCATTGTAGCTGCCGTCCAGGCGTGTCCGGTGTGCGCTGTGACCAGTGTGCTCGCGGCTTCTCGGGTGTTTTTCCTGCTTGTCACCCCTGCCATGCATGCTTTGGAGATTGGGATCGTGTAGTGCAGGACTTGGCTGCTCGTACACGCCGCCTGGAGCAGTGGGCGCAGGAGTTGCAGCAGACGGGTGTGCTGGGGGCCTTTGAGAGCAGCTTTTTGAACATGCAagggaagctgggcatggtgcagGCCATCGTGGGTGCCCGAAATGCCTCAGCTGCCTCTACTGCAAAGCTCGTGGAGGCCACAGAGGGACTGCG CCATGACATTGGGAAGACCACTGAGCGTCTGACTCAGTTAGAAGCAGAGCTAACAGATGTTCAGGATGAAAACTTCAATGCCAACCATGCACTCAGTGGTCTGGAGAGAGATGGGCTTGCACTTAATCTGACACTGAGGCAGCTTTACCAGCATCTGGATATCCTCAAACATTCAAATTTCTTAG GTGCCTATGACAGCATCCGACATGCCCACAGCCAGTCTACAGAAGCAGAACGCCGTGCCAACACCTCCACCCTCGCAGTACCCAGCCCAGTGAGCAACTCAGCAGATACCCGGCGTCAGACAGAAGTGCTTATGGCTAcccaaaaagaaaatttcagcCGCAAACACTTAGCCAACCAGGAGGCACTGGGACAGCTCTCTGCACACACCCAAACCCTGAGTCTGACAGGCATAAATGAACTG GTGTGTGGGGCGCCCGGGGATGCACCCTGTGCTACCAGCCCTTGTGGGGGTGCCGGATGTCGGGATGAGGATGGGCAGCCCCGCTGTGGTGGCCTCGGTTGCAGTGGGGCAGCAGCCACAGCCGATCTCGCACTGGGCCGGGCTCGGCACACACAGGCAGAGCTGCAGCGGGCCCTGGTAGAAGGTGGTGGCATCCTCAGCCGCGTATCTGAGACTCGTCGGCAGGCAGAGGAGGCACAGCAGCGGGCACAGGCAGCCCTGGACAAGGCTAATGCTTCTAGGGGCCAAGTGGAGCAAGCCAACCACGAGCTTCGAGAACTTATCCAGAGTGTGAAGGACTTCCTCAGCC AGGAGGGAGCTGACCCTGACAGTATTGAAATGGTAGCGACACGGGTGCTAGAACTCTCCATCCCAGCCTCACCTGAACAGATCCAGCACCTAGCAAGTGAGATTGCAGAACGTGTCCGAAGCCTGGCAGATGTGGACACAATCCTGGCACATACTATGGGCGATGTGCGTCGGGCTGAGCAGCTACTACGTGATGCACAGCGGGCACG GAACCGGGCTGAGGGTGAGAAACAGAAGGCAGAGACGGTACAGGCAGCACTGGAGGAGGCTCAGAGGGCACAAGGTGCTGCACAGGGTGCCATCCGGGGAGCAGTGGCCGACACCCAGAACACAGAACAGACCCTGCACCAG GTACAGGAAAGGATGGCGGGTACAGAGAAGTCTCTGAACTCTGCAAGTGAGAGGGCTCGGCAGCTGGATGCCCTCCTCGAGGCCCTGAAACTAAAACGGGCGGGAAACAGCCTGGCAGCATCTACAGCTGAAGAAACAGCAGGCAGTGCTCAGAGCCGTGCCAGGGAGGCTGAGAAG CAGCTTCGGGAACAAGTAGGTGACCGGTACCAAACTGTGAAGGCGCTGGCTGAGAGGAAGGCTGAAGGTGTGCTGGCTGCACAAGCCAGGGCAGAACAGCTGCGGGATGAGGCTCGGGGCCTGTTGCAAGCTGCTCAGGACAAGCTGCAGCGGCTACAGG AACTGGAGGGCACCTATGAAGAGAATGAACGTGAACTGGAGGGCAAGGCGGCCCAGCTGGATGGGCTGGAAGCCAGGATGCGCAGTGTGCTTCAGGCCATCAATCTGCAGGTCCAGATCTACAACACCTGCCAGTGA